One part of the Glycine soja cultivar W05 chromosome 11, ASM419377v2, whole genome shotgun sequence genome encodes these proteins:
- the LOC114377614 gene encoding 40S ribosomal protein S3a-like, whose translation MAVGKNKRISKGKKGGKKKAADPFAKKDWYDIKAPSLFQVKNIGKTLVSRTQGTKIASEGLKHRVFEVSLADLQGDEDHSFKKIRLRAEDVQGKNVLTNFWGMDFTTDKLRSLVRKWQTLIEAHVDVKTTDNYTLRMFCIGFTKRRSNQVKRTCYAQSSQIRQIRRKMREIMVNQATACDLKELVRKFIPEMIGKEIEKATSSIYPLQNVFIRKVKILKAPKFDLGKLMEVHGDYSEDVGAKVDRPADETLAEEATEVVGA comes from the exons ATGGCTGTCGGAAAGAATAAGAGGATTTCCAAGGGAAAGAAGGGTGGCAAGAAGAAAGC CGCTGATCCCTTTGCCAAGAAAGACTGGTACGATATCAAGGCCCCTTCCCTCTTCCAGGTCAAGAATATTGGCAAAACCCTCGTCTCTCGTACCCAGGGAACcaag ATTGCATCCGAAGGACTCAAACATCGGGTTTTTGAGGTCTCATTGGCTGATCTCCAAGGGGATGAAGACCACTCCTTCAAGAAGATTCGTTTGAGAGCTGAGGACGTTCAAGGGAAGAATGTTCTGACAAACTTCTGG GGAATGGATTTCACAACTGACAAGTTGAGGTCTTTGGTGCGAAAATGGCAAACTTTAATTGAAGCTCATGTGGATGTTAAGACCACTGATAATTATACATTGAGGATGTTCTGCATTGGCTTTACTAAGAGGCGTAGTAACCAGGTGAAGAGGACCTGTTATGCACAATCGAGCCAAATCAGACAG ATTCGCAGGAAGATGAGAGAGATAATGGTCAACCAAGCAACAGCATGTGATTTGAAAGAATTGGTGCGCAAGTTCATCCCCGAAATGATTGGAAAGGAGATTGAGAAGGCAACATCTAGCATCTATCCTCTACAGAATGTGTTCATTCGTAAAGTTAAGATCCTTAAAGCTCCAAAGTTTGATCTTGGAAAACTGATGGAG GTTCATGGGGATTACTCTGAAGATGTTGGTGCCAAGGTGGACAGACCTGCCGATGAAACATTGGCTGAGGAAGCCACTGAAGTAGTTGGGGCTTGA